A window of the Chiloscyllium plagiosum isolate BGI_BamShark_2017 chromosome 13, ASM401019v2, whole genome shotgun sequence genome harbors these coding sequences:
- the LOC122556194 gene encoding P2Y purinoceptor 14-like encodes MADSTAGIDNVTRTNSSINTTCLLSSNTLTTFAMVAYALICTVGIILNSLAFWVYFCHVPNSNSIIIYLKNLVIADFLLVLTLPMRIIGENHVGSAALRKTYCSFTSCIFYLNLYSSILFLGYIAATRYLKIVKPLKTYAFHKIKSAKIIAGITWGVLLSLGFSYMLLTLKKSFQNSTNATGTCLDSRKGSGIYWQVCLHVGGTVLFLCVLTGLCFFYFQTAKRLDKSPSPSSLKKQTKAKNNILILLAVFLVCFVPYHAARLPYVLTQLNVISGCFWKKTLYHLKELAIVLSTLNACFDPVIYFLFCKAFRSKLGLEKTSKDSDSHNDLSLHAKASRSILDEPSSSQFNGPKKLQRQSCKITLNLQ; translated from the coding sequence ATGGCTGACTCAACAGCAGGCATCGATAATGTCACCAGGACAAATTCCTCTATCAACACCACATGTCTGCTTTCCTCAAACACCTTGACAACATTTGCAATGGTTGCCTATGCGTTGATATGTACAGTTGGAATCATTCTCAACAGCCTGGCTTTCTGGGTGTACTTCTGTCATGTTCCCAACAGCAACAGCATCATCATCTACTTAAAGAACTTAGTCATAGCGGACTTCCTGCTGGTCCTGACACTGCCAATGAGAATCATTGGTGAGAACCATGTGGGCTCAGCAGCCCTGAGGAAAACCTACTGCAGTTTCACGTCGTGCATCTTCTACTTGAACCTGTACTCGAGCATTCTCTTCCTGGGATACATTGCAGCCACGAGATACTTAAAAATTGTGAAACCGCTTAAAACATACGCGTTTCACAAAATCAAGTCCGCAAAAATTATTGCTGGCATAACCTGGGGTGTGCTTCTCAGCCTTGGGTTTTCATACATGCTGCTGACACTGAAAAAGTCATTCCAGAACAGTACAAATGCCACAGGAACATGTTTGGACTCTAGAAAAGGTTCAGGAATTTACTGGCAAGTATGCCTCCATGTGGGTGGCACTGTTCTGTTCCTCTGCGTGCTCACTGGGCTCTGCTTTTTTTACTTTCAAACAGCAAAACGTCTCGACAAATCCCCATCTCCAAGTTCACTCAAGAAGCAAACCAAGGCAAAGAACAACATCCTAATCCTTCTCGCCGTCTTCTTGGTGTGTTTTGTACCCTACCACGCTGCGAGGCTTCCTTACGTTTTGACTCAGTTAAATGTCATCTCTGGATGCTTTTGGAAAAAGACACTCTACCACTTGAAAGAATTGGCCATTGTGCTATCAACACTGAACGCCTGCTTTGATCCAGTGATCTACTTCCTGTTTTGCAAGGCTTTCAGGTCAAAGTTAGGTCTGGAGAAAACATCAAAGGACAGCGATTCACACAATGACCTGTCCTTACACGCTAAAGCATCACGATCCATACTCGATGAACCATCCAGCAGTCAGTTCAATGGTCCAAAAAAATTGCAACGTCAATCTTGCAAAATCACCTTGAACTTGCAATAG